The Myxococcales bacterium genome window below encodes:
- a CDS encoding radical SAM protein — translation MVKSSAETAGERTPRVLLFYPNIDSNWERIRTGDDLHRPSSGLQYVMAILKRHGYGFGFIDQVIEEKNHHDVLTEIEKQGFEIVGIHANVLTRYGVCRLIQKIKAQTAAKVMIGGPGAIEPRPYVEAGADAVLIGEAEGRLIELIEALHRGKPLGDLAGLCFRDQNGEVIVTPPAPPIEDLDQLPFPHRIPQLARYYGEPMNPLQKGIYTAIIASRGCPFDCTFCSSHLVWGKRVRWRSVDNVLAEMTAARQEWPDTYFSFLDDTFGPNIGWVREFCEKLAAKKWSNLWGCILHPSSFGSQRAEILSLMAKAGCRVISYGAQSASPDILVNIHRQPKEPEMLADALAICRQNGILTIVTYIYGLPGETHQTMAANLDFVLRHRPNLADFHPLYIIPKTRIAEEYPDGKVTALTEEQIEQACAKAFRTFYSRPGVIWNLFRLTLKNNPRYFLKGFIALKMLIRQMRQAKDRRTGKALRAPEKF, via the coding sequence ATGGTGAAATCGTCGGCCGAAACCGCGGGGGAGCGTACGCCTCGCGTTTTGCTTTTTTATCCCAACATCGATTCGAATTGGGAGCGCATTCGCACCGGCGACGACCTTCACCGGCCTTCCTCCGGTCTGCAATACGTCATGGCGATTCTCAAACGCCACGGTTATGGCTTTGGTTTCATCGATCAGGTCATCGAGGAAAAAAATCATCACGACGTATTGACGGAAATCGAGAAACAGGGATTTGAGATCGTCGGCATCCACGCCAATGTCCTGACCCGCTATGGCGTCTGCCGGTTGATCCAGAAAATCAAAGCCCAGACCGCCGCGAAGGTCATGATCGGCGGACCGGGCGCCATCGAGCCGCGGCCTTATGTCGAGGCCGGGGCCGACGCGGTGCTGATCGGCGAAGCGGAAGGCCGGCTGATCGAATTGATCGAAGCCCTGCACCGGGGCAAACCGCTCGGCGATCTGGCCGGCCTCTGTTTCCGCGATCAAAACGGCGAGGTGATCGTCACGCCGCCCGCGCCGCCCATCGAGGATTTGGACCAACTGCCTTTTCCCCATCGTATTCCGCAACTGGCGCGGTATTACGGCGAACCGATGAACCCGCTGCAAAAAGGGATCTATACCGCGATCATTGCTTCGCGCGGTTGTCCGTTCGATTGCACTTTTTGCAGTTCGCATCTGGTCTGGGGCAAGCGCGTCCGCTGGCGTTCGGTCGACAACGTGCTCGCGGAAATGACCGCCGCCCGTCAGGAATGGCCGGACACCTACTTCAGCTTTCTGGACGACACCTTTGGGCCCAATATCGGTTGGGTGCGCGAATTTTGCGAAAAACTGGCGGCGAAAAAATGGTCGAACCTCTGGGGATGCATCTTGCACCCCTCCTCATTCGGCTCGCAGCGCGCCGAAATTCTTTCGTTGATGGCCAAGGCCGGTTGCCGGGTGATCTCCTACGGCGCTCAATCGGCGTCACCGGACATCCTGGTCAACATTCATCGTCAACCCAAGGAACCCGAAATGCTGGCCGACGCGCTGGCCATTTGCCGTCAAAACGGCATTTTGACAATTGTCACCTATATTTACGGTTTACCAGGCGAAACACACCAAACGATGGCGGCCAACCTGGATTTCGTCTTGCGGCACAGGCCGAATCTGGCCGATTTTCATCCGCTTTATATCATTCCGAAGACCAGAATCGCCGAAGAATACCCGGACGGGAAAGTCACCGCGCTGACCGAAGAGCAAATCGAACAAGCCTGCGCCAAGGCTTTTCGAACTTTTTACTCGCGGCCGGGAGTGATTTGGAATCTTTTCCGATTGACGTTGAAAAACAACCCGCGCTACTTCCTGAAAGGTTTCATTGCGTTGAAGATGCTGATCCGGCAAATGCGGCAAGCCAAGGACCGCCGA